One window of Mus caroli chromosome 11, CAROLI_EIJ_v1.1, whole genome shotgun sequence genomic DNA carries:
- the Tnfrsf13b gene encoding tumor necrosis factor receptor superfamily member 13B produces the protein MAMAFCPKDQYWDSSRKSCVSCALTCSQRSQRTCTDFCKFISCRKEQGRYYDHLLGACVSCDSTCTQHPQQCAHFCEKRPRSQVNLQPELGRPQAGEVEVRPDSSGRHQGSEPGPGLRLSSDQLTLYCTLGVCLCAIFCCFLVALASFLRRRGEPLPSQPAGPRGSQANSPHAHRPVTEARDEVTASPQPVETCSFCFPERSSPTQESAPRSLGIHGFAGTAAPQPCMRASVGGLGVLRAPTGDAHPAT, from the exons ATGGCGATGGCATTCTGCCCCAAAGATCAGTACTGGGACTCCTCAAGGAAATCCTGTGTCTCCTGTGCATTGACCTGCAGCCAGAGGAGCCAGCGCACCTGTACAGACTTCTGTA AATTCATCAGTTGCCGAAAAGAGCAAGGCAGGTACTACGACCATCTCCTGGGGGCCTGTGTCAGCTGTGACTCCACCTGCACACAGCACCCTCAGCAGTGTGCACACTTCTGTGAGAAAAGGCCCAGAAGCCAGGTGAACCTCCAGCCCGAGCTTGGGAGACCACAGGCCGGGGAGGTGGAAGTCAGGCCAGACAGCTCAGGAAGGCACCAGGGATCTGAGCCTGGTCCAG GATTGAGGCTAAGTAGCGACCAGCTGACTCTCTACTGCACACTTGGGGTCTGCCTCTGCGCCATCTTCTGCTGTTTCTTGGTGGCCTTGGCCTCCTTCCTCAGGCGTAGAGGAGAGCCACTTCCCAGCCAGCCTGCCGGGCCGCGTGGGTCACAAGCAAACTCTCCCCACGCCCACC GCCCCGTGACAGAGGCTCGCGACGAGGTGACGGCATCACCCCAGCCTGTGGAAACGTGTAGCTTCTGCTTCCCGGAGCGCAGTTCTCCCACTCAGGAGAGCGCGCCGCGCTCGCTCGGGATACACGGCTTCGCAGGCACTGCCGCCCCGCAGCCCTGTATGCGTGCATCAGTAGGCGGCCTGGGTGTCCTGCGCGCACCCACCGGGGACGCTCATCCGGCAACTTGA